The following is a genomic window from Aquipuribacter nitratireducens.
CGATCGTCGCCCTCGCGTGCAGCGACGGCGTCGTCATGGCGGGGGACCGGCGGGCGACCGCGGGCAACGTCATCGCGAGCCGCGACATCGTCAAGGTCCACGCCGCGGACTCCCACTCCGCCATCGGCATCGCCGGGGCCGCCGGGATCGGGCTGGAGCTCATCCGGCTGTTCCAGGTCGAGCTCGAGCACTTCGAGAAGCTCGAGGGCACGACCCTCAGCCTCGAGGGCAAGGCGACCCGCCTCGCGGGCATGGTCCGTGGCAACCTCGGGATGGCCCTGCAGGGCCTCGCCGCCGTCCCGCTGTTCGCGGGCTGGGACCTCGCCACCGGCCGCGGGCGCATCTTCAGCTTCGACGCCACCGGCGGGCGCTACGCGGAGTCCGAGCACCACTCCATCGGCTCCGGCTCCTACTTCGCCCGCGGGTCGCTGAAGAAGCGGTGGCGGCCCGGCATCACGACGGGGGAGGCGGCGTCCGTCGCCGTCGAGGCGCTGTTCGACGCCGCCGACGACGACTCCGCCACCGGCGGGCCGGACGTCGTCCGACGCATCTGGCCCGTCGTCGCCGTCGTCGACGCCGACGGCTACCGCGAGCTCGACGACACCGGGGTCGAGGCCCTCGTCGAGGAGCTCGTCGCCAGCAGGCGCGCCGGCGCCCGCTCCGGCGGGGCCGTGCCCGAGGTCGGGGGGACCCCGCTGTGAGCCAGCCGTTCTACGTCTCGCCCGAGCAGCTGATGAAGGACCGGGCGGACTACGCGCGCAAGGGCGTCGCCCGAGGGCGGCCCGTGGTCGTCGTCGCCCACGCCGACGGCGTCTCCTTCGTCGGGGAGAACCCGTCGCGGGCGCTGCACAAGGTGTCGGAGATCTACGACCGCATCGCCTTCGCGGCGGTCGGCAAGTACAACGAGTTCGAGAACCTCCGGGTCGCCGGGGTGCGCTACGCCGACCTGCGCGGCTACTCCTACGACCGCAGCGACGTCACCGCCCGCGGCCTCGCCAACGCCTACGCCCAGACCCTCGGCGCGGTCTTCACGCAGGAGTCGAAGCCATACGAGGTGGAGATCGTCGTCGCGGAGGTCGGTGTCGAGGCCGCCGACGACCAGCTGTACCGCCTGACGTACGACGGCTCCGTGACGGAGGAGCACGGGTTCGTCGCGATGGGCGCGGCGGCCGACCAGGTCACCGCCCACCTGCACGACCACTGGTCCGCCGACCTCGACCTGGCCGGGTCCGTCCGGCTCGCCGTCGCGGCGCTCCAGCAGGCCCCGGGCCCGGACGGCACGGGCCGCGAGGTGCCCCCGGAGCAGCTCGAGGTGGCGGTCCTGCAGCGCGGCCGACCGCGCCGGGCGTTCCGCCGCCCGTCGGTGGACGAGGTGCGCGTCGCCCTGTCGGGCGGCTGAGGCAGCGCGTACCGTCGGTGCATGGACAGGCGCATCCTCGGTCTCGAGACGGAGTTCGGGGTCACGTGCGCCTTCGAGGGCACCCGGCGGCTCAGCCCCGACGAGGTGGCCCGGTACCTGTTCCGCAAGGTCGTCTCGTGGGGCCGCTCGAGCAACGTGTTCCTCCGCAACGGCTCGCGGCTGTACCTCGACGTCGGCTCGCACCCGGAGTACGCGACCGCCGAGTGCGACGACGTCCGCGAGCTGGTCGTCCACGACCGGGCCGGCGAGCGGATCCTCGAGGGCCTCGCGACCGACGCCGAGCAGCGGCTGCGCGAGGAGGGCGTCAACGGCGAGGTCTTCCTCTTCAAGAACAACACCGACTCCGCCGGCAACTCCTACGGCTGCCACGAGAACTACCTCGTGAGCCGGCACGGGGAGTTCTCCCGGCTGTCGGACACCCTCATCCCGTTCCTCGTCTCCCGCCAGCTCGTCGCGGGCGCCGGAAAGGTCACCCAGACCCCGCGCGGGGCGGTGTACTCCCTGTCGCAGCGGGCCGACCACATCTGGGAGGGCGTGAGCAGCGCGACCACCCGCAGCCGGCCCATCATCAACACGCGCGACGAGCCGCACGCCGACGCCGAGCACTACCGGCGCCTCCACGTCATCGTCGGGGACTCCTCGATGTCGGAGACGACCACCCTGCTCAAGGTCGGCGCCGCCGACCTCGTCCTCCGCATGGTGGAGAGCGGCCACCCGGTCCGCGACCTCACGCTGGAGAACCCGATCCGCGCCATCCGGGAGATCAGCCACGACCTCACGGGACGACGCGCGGTCCGGCTCGCGAGCGGACGCACCGCCTCCGCGCTCGACATCCAGAGCGAGTACCTGCAGCGGGCGAAGCAGTTCGTGGAGTCCGGCGGCGTCGCCGCCGCGACCGCGACCGGCAGCGGCACGAGCGAGGG
Proteins encoded in this region:
- the pafA gene encoding Pup--protein ligase, with translation MDRRILGLETEFGVTCAFEGTRRLSPDEVARYLFRKVVSWGRSSNVFLRNGSRLYLDVGSHPEYATAECDDVRELVVHDRAGERILEGLATDAEQRLREEGVNGEVFLFKNNTDSAGNSYGCHENYLVSRHGEFSRLSDTLIPFLVSRQLVAGAGKVTQTPRGAVYSLSQRADHIWEGVSSATTRSRPIINTRDEPHADAEHYRRLHVIVGDSSMSETTTLLKVGAADLVLRMVESGHPVRDLTLENPIRAIREISHDLTGRRAVRLASGRTASALDIQSEYLQRAKQFVESGGVAAATATGSGTSEGTFKQVLDLWERALRAVETDDLSLVEREIDWVVKLRLLQRYMDKHDLSLDSPRVARLDLAYHDINRQRGLYYLLARRGLVERVTRDVEVFEATVVPPQTTRARLRGDFVRAAQERHRDFTVDWVHLKLNDQAQRTVLCKDPFRSVDERVERLIAGM
- the prcA gene encoding proteasome subunit alpha, which gives rise to MSQPFYVSPEQLMKDRADYARKGVARGRPVVVVAHADGVSFVGENPSRALHKVSEIYDRIAFAAVGKYNEFENLRVAGVRYADLRGYSYDRSDVTARGLANAYAQTLGAVFTQESKPYEVEIVVAEVGVEAADDQLYRLTYDGSVTEEHGFVAMGAAADQVTAHLHDHWSADLDLAGSVRLAVAALQQAPGPDGTGREVPPEQLEVAVLQRGRPRRAFRRPSVDEVRVALSGG
- the prcB gene encoding proteasome subunit beta → MIPDVPGRLPAAFLAPDTSSFVEFLGRHAPEALRQLAPPPGSVATPPTAHATTIVALACSDGVVMAGDRRATAGNVIASRDIVKVHAADSHSAIGIAGAAGIGLELIRLFQVELEHFEKLEGTTLSLEGKATRLAGMVRGNLGMALQGLAAVPLFAGWDLATGRGRIFSFDATGGRYAESEHHSIGSGSYFARGSLKKRWRPGITTGEAASVAVEALFDAADDDSATGGPDVVRRIWPVVAVVDADGYRELDDTGVEALVEELVASRRAGARSGGAVPEVGGTPL